One part of the Arthrobacter tumbae genome encodes these proteins:
- the smc gene encoding chromosome segregation protein SMC: protein MHLKSLTVRGFKSFASATTFDFEPGVTAVVGPNGSGKSNVVDALAWVMGEQGAKTLRGGKMEDVIFAGTSGRPPLGRAQVSLTIDNADGALPIEYSEVTISRTLFRAGGSEYAINGSNCRLLDIQELLSDSGLGREMHVIVGQGQLDRVLHATPEDRRGFIEEAAGILKHRRRKEKTVRKLEAMQANLTRLNDLTGELRRQLTPLGKQADIARRAQQVQFEARDARARLLADDLVQLTSSFEQEIADETALKQRRAEVEALLEAGRSRQAELERLAAEATPRLNAARDAWYRLSSARERFRSLGALAEERRRLLGSVDTAGEGGRDPDELDRQAALVRAEEAELREHIAERSNMLDDALEQRAEAEDAAAAEEQRLASLLRAAADRREGLAKLSGQVGAARSRVEAAEAELGRLRESVVEVAERRRRAQGEFTALESQVAGAEEGEEGLDADYEDAGAALGAVLEKLEDLKAEERTAERERDALQARIEALRLGLERKDGSETLLDAGLDGVLGPVAGLLTVEPGYETAIAAALGSLSEGIAVDSLVAAGAALRRMKDDDAGRVELLVAVAAGDSTGPAALPDGAHAAASLVTARGGVEGAVRALLAAVVVVDSLADAADLVQRHPSLTAVTREGDVYTAVSVRGGTAAAPGTLEVQAALDEAIEALRIATERNERARFGISAATAQRQEAQERADAALERLHESDARLAAVAEKLGQLGSALRSASGETERLTRLAEAAEENLAAEQGRLEEITQRLAQAQEAPADAEPDTQSRDMLALAATHARQAEMEARLALRSSEEQLRATASRAASLEHAAQTERAAREQAAERARVRRLQSAKAAAVGKAVHQALAFLDVSVNRAGRARDAADEVRTAWEAELAGVRTRNESLMAELAELTDSVHRDELARAQQRLRIEALQNRAIDELGLTADHLVAEFGPDQPVPSAAQPDDKWAELHVAVDDDGNPVREGVPFVRGEQEKRLKRAERNLSALGKVNPLALEEFAALEERHQFLSTQLEDLKATRKDLLDIIREVDERVEQVFTAAYRDTAEQFERVFGRLFPGGEGRLVLTDPNDMLTTGIEVEARPAGKKIKRLSLLSGGERSLTAVALLVAIFKARPSPFYVMDEVEAALDDTNLGRLITIFEELRESSQLIVITHQKRTMEVADALYGVTMRGDGVSTVISQRLVDA, encoded by the coding sequence GTGCACCTGAAAAGTCTGACCGTTCGAGGCTTCAAGTCTTTTGCCTCTGCGACGACCTTCGACTTTGAACCCGGAGTCACCGCCGTCGTCGGTCCCAACGGATCCGGTAAGTCGAACGTCGTGGACGCCCTGGCCTGGGTCATGGGTGAGCAGGGCGCCAAAACGCTGCGCGGCGGAAAAATGGAAGACGTCATCTTCGCGGGCACCTCCGGCCGGCCACCGCTGGGCCGCGCCCAGGTGTCGTTGACCATTGACAATGCCGACGGGGCGCTTCCGATCGAGTACTCGGAAGTGACAATCTCCCGCACGCTCTTCCGTGCCGGCGGCTCCGAGTACGCGATCAACGGAAGCAATTGCCGGCTCCTCGACATCCAGGAGTTGCTCTCCGATTCCGGGCTCGGGAGGGAGATGCACGTCATCGTCGGTCAGGGCCAGCTGGACCGTGTCCTGCACGCAACCCCTGAAGACCGGCGGGGGTTCATCGAGGAGGCAGCCGGGATCCTGAAGCACCGCCGGCGCAAGGAAAAGACGGTCCGCAAGCTGGAGGCCATGCAGGCCAACCTCACCCGGCTCAATGACCTCACCGGCGAGCTCCGACGGCAGCTGACTCCGCTCGGCAAGCAGGCCGATATCGCCCGCCGCGCCCAGCAGGTGCAGTTCGAGGCCCGCGATGCGCGTGCACGGCTGCTGGCCGACGATCTGGTGCAGCTCACCTCCTCTTTCGAGCAGGAAATCGCTGACGAAACCGCACTGAAGCAGCGGCGGGCCGAGGTCGAAGCCCTCCTCGAGGCGGGGCGGTCCCGGCAAGCTGAACTCGAGCGCCTCGCCGCGGAGGCGACCCCGCGGCTGAATGCGGCGCGTGACGCCTGGTACCGCCTCTCATCCGCCCGCGAACGCTTTCGGTCCCTGGGCGCTCTCGCCGAGGAGCGGCGTCGACTGTTGGGATCGGTGGACACGGCAGGGGAGGGCGGGCGCGATCCCGATGAGCTGGACCGGCAGGCCGCACTTGTCCGTGCTGAAGAGGCTGAGCTGCGCGAGCATATTGCCGAGCGTTCCAACATGCTAGATGACGCGCTCGAGCAGCGCGCCGAAGCGGAGGACGCGGCCGCCGCCGAGGAGCAGCGTCTCGCGTCCCTCCTTCGGGCTGCTGCGGACCGGCGTGAAGGGCTCGCGAAGCTGTCCGGTCAGGTCGGCGCAGCGCGGTCCCGGGTTGAGGCCGCGGAGGCGGAGCTGGGAAGGCTCCGGGAGTCCGTTGTCGAGGTGGCCGAACGCCGCCGTCGTGCGCAGGGTGAGTTCACCGCCCTCGAATCCCAGGTTGCGGGCGCGGAGGAAGGTGAAGAGGGCCTCGATGCCGATTACGAGGATGCCGGCGCCGCCCTGGGCGCCGTGTTGGAGAAGTTGGAGGACCTCAAGGCGGAGGAAAGGACTGCCGAACGGGAACGCGACGCGCTGCAGGCACGAATCGAAGCGCTGCGCCTCGGCCTGGAGCGCAAGGACGGGTCGGAGACCCTGCTGGACGCCGGCCTGGACGGAGTCCTCGGGCCGGTTGCGGGCCTCCTGACCGTGGAGCCGGGCTATGAGACCGCGATAGCGGCCGCGCTCGGTTCGCTCTCCGAGGGGATCGCAGTCGATTCACTGGTTGCCGCCGGCGCTGCCCTCCGACGCATGAAGGACGACGACGCCGGTCGCGTAGAGCTGCTTGTCGCAGTCGCTGCCGGTGACTCGACAGGTCCTGCAGCACTGCCTGACGGCGCCCATGCTGCCGCGTCGCTCGTCACCGCCCGCGGAGGGGTGGAGGGTGCCGTCCGCGCCCTGCTGGCTGCCGTCGTCGTCGTTGATTCACTTGCGGACGCCGCGGATCTGGTGCAGCGGCACCCCTCGCTGACTGCAGTGACCCGTGAGGGGGACGTCTACACGGCGGTGTCGGTGCGGGGAGGCACGGCCGCGGCGCCCGGCACCCTCGAGGTCCAGGCAGCTCTCGATGAGGCAATTGAAGCCCTTCGCATCGCCACCGAACGGAACGAGCGCGCCCGCTTCGGGATCTCGGCAGCCACCGCGCAGCGGCAGGAGGCACAGGAGAGGGCGGACGCTGCACTGGAAAGGCTGCACGAATCGGATGCCCGGCTCGCTGCAGTCGCCGAGAAGCTGGGCCAGCTCGGATCCGCCCTGCGCTCCGCCTCGGGGGAGACCGAGCGGTTGACGCGCCTGGCGGAAGCGGCCGAGGAGAACCTTGCCGCGGAACAGGGCCGCCTTGAGGAGATCACACAACGGCTCGCGCAGGCACAGGAAGCTCCGGCCGACGCCGAACCCGACACCCAGAGCCGGGACATGCTCGCGCTGGCCGCCACGCACGCCCGCCAGGCGGAAATGGAGGCACGGCTCGCGCTGCGGAGCTCGGAGGAGCAACTGCGGGCAACCGCAAGCCGGGCAGCGTCCCTGGAGCATGCGGCGCAGACGGAGCGGGCAGCACGGGAACAGGCAGCGGAGCGGGCAAGGGTCCGCCGGCTCCAGAGCGCCAAGGCAGCTGCCGTAGGGAAGGCCGTGCACCAGGCGCTGGCCTTCCTCGATGTCTCAGTCAACCGTGCCGGCCGCGCCCGTGACGCTGCCGACGAGGTCCGGACCGCGTGGGAAGCCGAGCTCGCCGGGGTCCGCACCCGGAACGAGTCGCTGATGGCAGAGCTGGCCGAATTAACCGACTCCGTGCACCGGGATGAACTGGCGCGCGCCCAGCAGCGGCTGAGGATCGAGGCACTTCAGAATCGGGCGATTGACGAGCTGGGGCTCACCGCAGACCACCTGGTCGCCGAATTCGGACCGGACCAGCCCGTTCCGTCCGCCGCACAACCAGACGACAAGTGGGCGGAACTGCACGTGGCCGTGGACGACGACGGCAATCCCGTCCGCGAAGGCGTGCCGTTTGTCCGCGGGGAGCAGGAGAAGCGCCTCAAGCGGGCCGAGCGAAACCTCTCGGCGCTCGGCAAGGTGAATCCGCTGGCCCTTGAGGAGTTCGCGGCGCTCGAGGAGCGCCACCAGTTCCTCAGCACCCAGCTCGAGGACCTCAAAGCGACCCGCAAGGATCTGCTGGACATCATCCGCGAGGTCGACGAGCGCGTGGAGCAGGTGTTCACTGCCGCCTACCGCGATACGGCGGAGCAGTTCGAGCGGGTCTTCGGGCGCCTCTTCCCCGGCGGCGAGGGCCGGCTGGTACTGACCGACCCGAACGACATGCTCACCACC